In Balaenoptera ricei isolate mBalRic1 chromosome 4, mBalRic1.hap2, whole genome shotgun sequence, the following are encoded in one genomic region:
- the RIPPLY3 gene encoding protein ripply3, translating to MRPEAAAGAREARGRVSHCPGDGPRGPPPPRGPESQTPWRPWILTPQDADPTRAGSQLEPGCDQQTFGSKGAFGFQHPVRLYLPISKRQEYLQSSGEKVLASFPVQATIHFYNDESNSDEEQDQEVQPSDLQCQEAQDGPGGKGRDQLTNPGWHPGGCGGLGGKGPLPYPDSPEDAGCSTSK from the exons ATGAGACCCGAGGCAGCGGCCGGAGCCCGGGAGGCACGGGGACGCGTCTCTCACTGCCCCGGGGACGGTCCACGGGGACCACCGCCGCCGCGCGGGCCCGAGAG CCAAACACCATGGAGACCTTGGATCCTGACCCCCCAGGATGCTGACCCCACCAGAGCTGGAAGCCAG CTTGAGCCTGGGTGTGACCAACAAACCTTTGGATCGAAGGGGGCCTTTGGGTTTCAGCATCCTGTGAG ACTTTATTTACCCATTTCTAAGCGTCAAGAGTATCTGCAGAGTTCCGGGGAGAAGGTGCTGGCCAGCTTCCCCGTGCAAGCCACCATTCACTTCTACAACGATGAGTCCAATTCAGATGAGGAGCAGGACCAAGAAGTCCAGCCCTCCGACCTTCAGTGCCAGGAGGCGCAAGACGGCCCAGGAGGAAAGGGCAGAGATCAGCTGACAAACCCAGGATGGCACCCCGGAGGCTGCGGTGGCCTCGGTGGTAAGGGTCCGCTCCCCTACCCTGACTCTCCGGAGGATGCTGGGTGCTCCACATCCAAGTAG